One region of Oscillatoria salina IIICB1 genomic DNA includes:
- a CDS encoding serine/threonine protein kinase, producing the protein MKLCLNPSCPNPRDIVNADQEICQHCGNSLLLRGRYSVSDVLGESGFGKTYQVYDRRLETAKVMKVLTINHPKSVALFQQEAQTLMQLRHPGLPTVEKDGFFTISFPNSQEKSYCLVMEYLAGINLEKWDQQQLIKPINEATVINWLKQLVEILEKVHQQLFFHRNIKPSNIILQADGQLGLIDFGSTKEVAIAHLAGVCGTSKGYGIVSPGYTPGEQAIGKAVPQSDFFALGRTFVYLLTGKEPSDLVEDPRTGALLWQHRVTGISQQTINLIDYLMAPESKDRPHNAEIILQQLRRIERSFQPLDFGDWRGSTQFIPSEPRIKNFTPKYRQLEKKTKLQKAQLLQRLLAIAFFVSLFIAGERIYQETIVPLTKDKNVSSRKTLGYSFKTSGDGARSRVPQTAYRKLK; encoded by the coding sequence ATGAAGCTTTGCCTTAACCCAAGCTGCCCTAATCCTAGAGATATTGTGAATGCTGACCAAGAAATCTGTCAGCATTGTGGTAATTCTTTGTTGCTTCGAGGACGTTATAGCGTTAGCGATGTTTTAGGGGAAAGCGGTTTCGGGAAAACCTATCAAGTATACGATCGCCGCTTGGAGACAGCTAAGGTGATGAAAGTGCTAACGATTAATCATCCTAAGTCCGTGGCGCTTTTTCAACAAGAAGCTCAAACCTTAATGCAGCTACGTCATCCTGGTTTACCCACAGTGGAAAAAGATGGTTTTTTTACCATATCTTTCCCTAATAGTCAAGAAAAAAGTTATTGTTTAGTAATGGAATATTTAGCAGGGATTAATTTAGAAAAATGGGATCAACAGCAACTAATAAAACCAATTAACGAAGCCACAGTAATTAATTGGTTAAAGCAATTAGTAGAAATACTAGAAAAAGTTCATCAACAACTATTTTTTCACAGAAATATTAAACCTTCTAACATTATTTTGCAAGCAGACGGTCAGTTAGGATTAATTGATTTTGGGAGCACGAAAGAAGTAGCGATCGCGCATTTAGCTGGAGTATGTGGTACGAGTAAAGGTTATGGGATAGTCTCACCGGGTTATACTCCAGGAGAGCAAGCGATCGGCAAAGCAGTACCCCAATCAGATTTTTTTGCTCTAGGGCGAACATTTGTATATTTATTAACAGGGAAAGAGCCTTCAGATTTAGTAGAAGATCCCCGTACAGGAGCGTTACTTTGGCAACATCGAGTCACAGGAATATCTCAGCAAACGATTAATTTAATTGATTATTTAATGGCTCCTGAGAGTAAAGATCGTCCCCATAACGCAGAAATTATTTTACAGCAATTGCGCCGAATTGAGCGTAGTTTTCAACCATTAGATTTTGGCGATTGGCGCGGTAGCACCCAGTTTATTCCTAGCGAACCTCGAATTAAAAATTTTACACCTAAGTATCGCCAGCTAGAAAAGAAAACTAAGCTTCAAAAAGCCCAATTGCTCCAACGACTGCTAGCGATCGCCTTTTTTGTCTCCTTATTTATTGCTGGCGAAAGAATTTATCAAGAAACAATTGTCCCTTTAACCAAAGACAAAAACGTCAGTAGCAGAAAAACGCTCGGCTATAGCTTCAAAACCAGTGGCGATGGAGCTAGATCCAGGGTGCCGCAAACAGCTTACCGCAAACTAAAGTAG
- a CDS encoding pentapeptide repeat-containing protein, whose product MTMQSGELLERYAAGERDFRGAQLRGAFLSKVDVSGADFRGSDLSGAYLTEASLNGVDLRESNLSDTNFLGASLIGANLRESNLKGANFTQAIMIRVNLRETKLSGASLSKANLTEANLIDTNLSGASLSGANLTDASLRASNLSGANLSGANLSYALLNDADLREADLSRAKLNRVCLSRAKLMNCFLKDADLQGANLTNAILTEAHLQGANFSNAVLNGVNASRANASDTDFSWANLSGANLTGIILNRANLRAASITWTTLRGADLSSAKLTRAKLSWSNLTGAILAKAVLIDVNLDETNLRNAELNGAIMPDGFVY is encoded by the coding sequence ATGACTATGCAATCCGGTGAACTATTAGAGAGATACGCCGCCGGAGAAAGAGACTTTCGGGGGGCGCAACTGCGAGGAGCCTTTTTAAGCAAGGTAGATGTTAGTGGCGCTGATTTCCGAGGTAGCGATTTGAGTGGTGCTTATCTTACCGAGGCATCTCTGAATGGAGTTGACTTGCGAGAAAGCAATTTGAGCGATACTAACTTTCTCGGAGCATCTCTGATTGGAGCAAATTTACGAGAAAGTAATCTCAAGGGAGCAAATTTTACTCAGGCGATTATGATTCGCGTTAATCTCCGGGAAACTAAACTTTCTGGAGCTAGCTTATCAAAAGCTAATCTCACTGAGGCAAATTTGATCGATACTAATCTAAGTGGTGCAAGTCTGAGTGGGGCGAATCTGACTGATGCTAGTCTCAGAGCTTCAAATTTAAGTGGCGCAAATCTGAGTGGAGCGAATCTAAGTTATGCTCTTTTAAATGATGCTGATTTACGAGAAGCCGATTTGAGTAGGGCAAAATTAAATCGTGTTTGCTTAAGTCGGGCAAAGTTAATGAATTGCTTTCTCAAGGATGCCGATTTACAAGGAGCTAATTTAACTAATGCGATTTTGACAGAAGCTCACTTACAGGGAGCAAACTTTTCTAATGCTGTTTTAAATGGAGTTAATGCTTCTCGCGCTAATGCTAGCGATACTGATTTTAGTTGGGCAAACTTGAGTGGCGCGAATCTCACGGGAATTATCTTGAATAGAGCTAATCTTAGAGCTGCTAGTATTACTTGGACTACCTTACGAGGAGCGGATCTGAGTTCGGCTAAACTAACGCGAGCAAAACTCAGTTGGTCTAATTTAACTGGAGCAATTCTGGCAAAAGCAGTTCTGATTGATGTTAATCTTGATGAAACTAATTTGCGTAATGCGGAGTTAAATGGGGCGATTATGCCTGATGGCTTTGTTTATTAG
- the ilvD gene encoding dihydroxy-acid dehydratase: protein MPNNSRSAAVTQGVRRLPSRAMLRAVGFNDSDFQKPIVGIANGYSTITPCNIGLNDLALRAEKGLKSAGGMPLLFGTITISDGISMGTEGMKYSLVSREVIADSIETVCQGQSMDGVLAIGGCDKNMPGAAIAIARMNIPAIFVYGGTIKPGHYNGQDLTVVSAFEAVGQYSAGKIADEELLEIERNACPGAGSCGGMYTANTMSSALEVMGLSLPYSSTMATEDAEKAESAEKSAFVLMEAIKKQILPSQLLTRKAFENAISVIMAIGGSTNAVLHLLAIAHTIGVDLKIDDFEVIRDRVPVLCDLKPSGKYVATDLHKAGGIPQVMKMLLVHDLLHGDALTITGQTVAEVLADVPDEPPSNQDVIHPWQNPIYAQGHLAILKGNLATEGAVAKISGVKKPTISGSARVFESEEDCLDAILAGKIQAGDVIVVRYEGPKGGPGMREMLAPTSAIIGAGLGDRVGLITDGRFSGGSYGLVVGHVAPEAAVGGTIALVKEGDKITIDAQTRSLHLHVSDEELAQRRANWQPPQPRYTSGVLAKYAKLVSSSSFGAVTDMGLI from the coding sequence ATGCCAAACAACTCAAGAAGCGCTGCCGTAACTCAAGGAGTTCGGCGATTGCCTAGCCGTGCTATGCTCAGAGCGGTTGGTTTTAACGATTCGGATTTTCAGAAACCAATTGTTGGTATTGCTAATGGCTATAGCACTATTACTCCCTGTAATATCGGTTTAAATGACCTTGCTCTGCGAGCAGAGAAAGGTTTGAAGTCGGCGGGTGGAATGCCGTTGCTATTTGGCACGATTACCATTAGCGATGGCATTTCAATGGGTACTGAGGGAATGAAGTATTCCCTTGTATCCCGGGAAGTGATTGCTGATTCAATTGAAACTGTTTGCCAAGGGCAAAGTATGGATGGTGTTTTGGCGATCGGCGGTTGTGACAAAAATATGCCTGGTGCCGCGATCGCGATTGCCAGAATGAATATTCCCGCTATCTTTGTCTATGGTGGCACAATTAAGCCGGGACATTACAATGGTCAAGATTTGACTGTGGTTAGTGCTTTTGAGGCGGTTGGACAGTACAGTGCTGGTAAAATCGCGGATGAGGAATTACTGGAGATCGAGCGTAATGCTTGTCCTGGTGCGGGTTCCTGTGGGGGAATGTATACGGCGAATACGATGTCTTCGGCTTTGGAAGTTATGGGGTTGAGTTTGCCTTATTCTTCGACGATGGCGACAGAAGATGCGGAAAAGGCAGAAAGTGCGGAAAAAAGTGCTTTTGTCTTGATGGAGGCAATTAAGAAGCAAATTCTTCCCAGTCAGCTTTTGACTCGCAAGGCTTTTGAAAATGCGATTTCGGTAATTATGGCGATTGGAGGATCGACAAATGCGGTGCTACATTTGTTGGCGATCGCTCATACCATCGGGGTCGATTTGAAGATTGATGATTTTGAGGTGATTCGCGATCGCGTTCCGGTTTTGTGCGACCTTAAGCCGAGTGGGAAATATGTGGCTACGGATTTACACAAGGCGGGTGGTATCCCCCAAGTGATGAAAATGTTACTGGTACACGATTTGTTACACGGTGATGCTTTGACAATTACTGGTCAAACTGTAGCTGAAGTTTTGGCTGATGTACCTGATGAACCTCCCTCAAATCAAGATGTCATTCATCCTTGGCAAAATCCGATTTATGCTCAAGGTCATTTGGCAATCTTGAAGGGTAATTTAGCGACAGAAGGGGCGGTAGCGAAGATTAGTGGGGTGAAAAAGCCGACAATTTCTGGTTCTGCTCGGGTTTTTGAGTCGGAAGAAGATTGTTTAGATGCTATTCTGGCGGGTAAAATTCAAGCTGGCGATGTAATTGTCGTTCGTTATGAAGGACCTAAAGGTGGTCCGGGAATGCGCGAAATGCTCGCTCCTACTTCGGCGATTATTGGTGCTGGGTTAGGAGATCGGGTTGGTTTGATTACCGATGGACGCTTTTCTGGCGGGAGTTACGGTTTGGTTGTAGGTCATGTTGCACCAGAAGCTGCTGTCGGTGGCACGATCGCCTTGGTCAAAGAAGGAGATAAAATTACGATTGATGCTCAAACGCGATCGCTACATTTGCACGTTTCTGATGAAGAATTAGCACAACGTCGCGCTAATTGGCAACCCCCTCAGCCTCGTTATACCAGTGGTGTCTTAGCTAAATATGCCAAATTGGTTTCCAGCAGTAGTTTTGGGGCTGTTACCGACATGGGCTTGATTTAA
- a CDS encoding ABC transporter permease, with the protein MNIIDNLKMATTTLVANKLRSSLTMLGIVIGNASVIAMVGIGQGAQKLASEQFESLGPNVLFVVPGSRETRNTSFEIPKTLVLADAEAIATQVPSVTEVAPQINSQQLVTYRNQNSSNLVMGVTPEFLPVRSFDVAKGRFIRDLDLKRNNRVVVLGAELAETFFGSRNPIGEQVRIKNISFEVVGVMAAKGSFLGTNQDDTAYIPLTTMSNQVVGNTSPYGTEVTFIAISATSEDDIRAAKFQIENLLRLRHKITGEDDFGVQTQQDILNIVGTVTGGLTVMLAAIAGISLLVGGIGVMNIMLVSVTERTQEIGLRKAIGAKERDILTQFLIEATILSAMGGLFGTLAGVSGILLVGAVTPLKAGIDAIAILVAVGVSGGIGLFFGVFPARQAAKLDPIVALRSS; encoded by the coding sequence ATGAATATTATTGATAATTTGAAAATGGCAACTACTACTTTGGTGGCTAATAAGCTACGAAGTAGTTTGACTATGTTGGGAATTGTGATTGGTAATGCTTCGGTTATTGCGATGGTGGGAATCGGACAAGGGGCGCAAAAGTTAGCTTCAGAACAGTTTGAGTCTCTTGGTCCGAATGTGTTATTTGTGGTTCCTGGTTCGCGAGAAACGCGCAATACTTCTTTTGAAATACCTAAGACTTTGGTGTTAGCTGATGCAGAGGCGATCGCGACTCAGGTTCCTTCAGTGACGGAGGTTGCACCTCAGATTAATTCTCAACAGTTGGTTACTTATCGCAACCAAAATTCGAGCAATTTAGTTATGGGAGTAACGCCGGAGTTTCTTCCGGTGAGAAGTTTTGATGTTGCTAAAGGTAGGTTTATTCGGGATCTAGATTTGAAACGAAATAATCGTGTGGTGGTTTTGGGGGCGGAATTGGCTGAGACTTTTTTTGGTTCTCGCAATCCGATTGGCGAACAAGTAAGAATTAAAAATATTAGTTTTGAAGTTGTTGGGGTGATGGCAGCGAAAGGTTCTTTTTTGGGTACTAATCAAGATGATACAGCTTATATTCCTCTGACAACGATGTCGAATCAAGTGGTGGGAAATACTTCTCCTTACGGTACGGAAGTAACTTTTATTGCTATTTCGGCAACTAGTGAAGATGATATTCGCGCAGCTAAGTTTCAAATTGAAAATTTACTGCGGTTACGTCATAAAATTACTGGTGAGGATGATTTTGGGGTACAAACTCAACAAGATATTTTAAATATTGTCGGTACAGTAACAGGCGGATTGACAGTTATGCTAGCAGCGATCGCTGGTATCTCTTTGTTGGTTGGCGGAATCGGTGTGATGAATATTATGTTGGTTTCTGTGACTGAACGTACTCAGGAAATTGGACTGCGTAAGGCGATTGGTGCAAAGGAAAGAGATATTTTGACTCAATTTCTCATTGAGGCGACGATTCTCTCGGCTATGGGTGGTCTTTTTGGTACTTTGGCTGGTGTGAGTGGAATTTTATTGGTTGGGGCTGTCACACCCTTGAAAGCCGGAATTGACGCGATCGCGATTTTGGTTGCTGTAGGAGTTTCTGGGGGAATTGGTTTGTTTTTCGGCGTTTTTCCCGCGCGACAAGCTGCTAAACTCGATCCCATTGTTGCTTTGAGAAGTTCTTAA
- a CDS encoding efflux RND transporter periplasmic adaptor subunit, with protein sequence MQLPLLGKVKSPLRWFLGLMAASILLVGSGTYFLSGREANKLDLEQLTVSVTEQDLTVKIEANGTVVPVKSVNISPKNAGILAKLYVDQGEIVEEGQRLAEMENAELQAQYLQVKANLEEAKARLAEARAGSRQEEIAQAQARLGQAEARLQEARSRIPEQIQQAEAQVDAARARYDLAQKRLDRNQELVAQGAIAQDRFDEVENEVRSAQANLLEAQRRLEQTRNTNNPEIAQLQASVAEAEAALAQLREGARPEEIERLQAAVAATEAQVVAAEVRLEDTVITAPFAGIITQKYATEGAFVTPTTSASNTASATSSSILAIAEGLEVLANVPEVDVGQLKPGQPVEIIADAYPEEVFQGEVELIAPEAVVEQNVTSFEVRVSLQTGQDRLRSGMNVDVTFLGNTLKDTLVVPTVAIVTREGETGVMVPDEDRLAEFRPVTIGLTLENQTQILSGLQAGELVFIDLPESSQPKLGVGD encoded by the coding sequence ATGCAACTTCCTCTGCTTGGTAAAGTTAAAAGCCCCCTCCGTTGGTTTCTGGGGTTGATGGCAGCTAGCATTTTACTGGTTGGTAGTGGCACTTATTTTCTCTCTGGTAGAGAAGCAAATAAACTGGATCTCGAACAATTGACAGTATCTGTTACTGAGCAAGATTTAACCGTCAAAATCGAAGCCAATGGCACAGTTGTCCCAGTTAAGAGCGTAAATATCAGCCCCAAAAATGCGGGTATCTTGGCAAAATTATACGTCGATCAGGGCGAGATCGTCGAAGAAGGACAAAGATTGGCAGAAATGGAAAATGCTGAACTGCAAGCACAGTATTTACAAGTAAAAGCCAATCTCGAAGAAGCTAAGGCGAGATTAGCTGAAGCACGAGCAGGATCTCGTCAAGAAGAAATTGCCCAAGCTCAAGCTCGTTTAGGGCAAGCAGAAGCTCGTTTACAGGAGGCGCGATCGCGCATTCCCGAACAAATCCAGCAAGCTGAAGCTCAAGTTGATGCAGCTAGAGCAAGGTACGACTTAGCACAAAAACGTCTCGATCGCAACCAGGAATTAGTGGCTCAAGGAGCGATCGCCCAAGATCGCTTTGATGAGGTGGAAAATGAAGTTCGCAGCGCGCAAGCAAATTTATTAGAAGCACAGCGACGACTGGAACAAACTCGGAATACCAATAACCCTGAAATTGCCCAGCTACAAGCTTCTGTAGCCGAAGCAGAGGCAGCTTTAGCACAGTTACGAGAGGGGGCGCGTCCAGAAGAAATTGAACGCTTACAAGCCGCAGTAGCCGCAACCGAAGCCCAAGTGGTAGCAGCAGAAGTAAGGTTGGAAGATACGGTAATTACTGCGCCCTTTGCGGGAATTATTACCCAAAAATATGCGACAGAAGGCGCATTTGTCACGCCGACGACTTCTGCATCTAATACTGCAAGTGCAACTTCGAGTTCAATTTTAGCGATCGCGGAAGGATTAGAAGTGCTGGCGAATGTTCCGGAAGTGGATGTGGGACAATTAAAGCCAGGACAACCTGTGGAAATTATCGCTGATGCTTATCCGGAAGAGGTATTTCAAGGAGAAGTGGAATTAATTGCCCCAGAAGCTGTAGTTGAGCAAAATGTGACTTCTTTTGAGGTACGAGTTAGTTTGCAAACAGGTCAAGATCGGTTACGTTCGGGAATGAATGTCGATGTGACTTTTTTGGGGAATACACTTAAGGATACTTTGGTTGTACCGACAGTGGCGATCGTTACTCGAGAAGGTGAAACTGGGGTGATGGTTCCTGATGAAGATCGACTTGCCGAATTTCGTCCGGTAACAATAGGATTAACTTTGGAAAATCAAACGCAAATTTTGTCTGGTTTGCAAGCAGGTGAACTTGTGTTTATTGATTTACCTGAGTCTAGTCAACCGAAGTTAGGGGTTGGAGATTAG
- a CDS encoding tetratricopeptide repeat protein — MPKRNFLLSVLAFVGLWSAAVPASAQALLPYSLQLNSEQLEQNGLALAQDAIQLVRFQQYQQALPRAKLAAQLAPDAYQTWFILGSLYVQLEELDKGIETLEKARTLAPDEAGILFTLGSAYFQKEDYAGAIREIERGLKLQPESKEALFDLGNAYMMLKQFDKAVVAYEKSLAEDKDFWPAINNIGLVKYEQGDLEAALEKWQQAIAIDNQAAEPQLAVAVALFANGEREKAVALGETALAIDSRYADLEFLEENLWGETLLSDTAKFLATPQMQAILARLGELEEIEIAP; from the coding sequence GTGCCTAAACGTAATTTCTTATTATCGGTTTTGGCTTTTGTAGGATTGTGGAGTGCAGCCGTGCCTGCATCAGCACAAGCACTACTACCTTATAGCCTACAACTAAACTCAGAACAACTCGAACAAAATGGCTTAGCTCTAGCCCAAGATGCGATTCAACTGGTAAGATTCCAGCAATATCAGCAAGCATTACCGAGAGCCAAACTAGCAGCCCAGCTAGCACCAGATGCTTATCAAACCTGGTTTATCTTAGGTAGCCTGTACGTGCAGCTAGAAGAGTTAGATAAAGGGATCGAAACCCTAGAAAAAGCTCGTACTCTAGCACCAGACGAAGCCGGAATTTTGTTTACCTTGGGTTCAGCATATTTTCAAAAAGAAGATTATGCTGGCGCTATTCGCGAAATAGAAAGAGGCTTAAAGCTACAGCCAGAGTCAAAAGAAGCCTTATTTGACTTAGGCAATGCTTACATGATGTTAAAGCAATTCGACAAAGCCGTAGTTGCCTATGAAAAATCGCTCGCCGAAGACAAAGACTTTTGGCCTGCGATCAACAATATCGGCTTAGTCAAATACGAACAAGGGGATCTCGAAGCAGCGCTAGAAAAATGGCAACAAGCGATCGCCATTGACAACCAAGCAGCCGAACCCCAACTTGCGGTAGCTGTAGCTTTATTTGCTAATGGTGAAAGAGAAAAGGCAGTAGCCCTAGGAGAAACAGCTTTAGCGATCGATAGTCGCTACGCTGACTTAGAATTTCTCGAAGAAAATCTCTGGGGCGAAACACTTCTCTCCGATACGGCAAAATTCCTTGCCACACCGCAAATGCAAGCGATTCTAGCTCGTCTTGGGGAACTCGAAGAAATCGAGATCGCCCCTTAA
- a CDS encoding response regulator, giving the protein MATVLIVEDDPINARVFSKILTKRGGLEVKHTEDVEEVMQIAQAGEADIILMDVSLAHSVYQGKSVDGIKITQILKSDPKTSSLPVILVTAHAMEGDRESFLKQSGADGYISKPVVDHQQFVEQIRELLPK; this is encoded by the coding sequence ATGGCGACCGTTTTGATTGTAGAAGACGATCCGATCAATGCTCGCGTTTTTTCTAAGATTTTGACTAAACGCGGTGGATTGGAGGTAAAGCATACAGAAGATGTAGAAGAGGTAATGCAAATTGCTCAAGCTGGAGAAGCTGACATCATTTTGATGGATGTGTCTCTTGCTCACAGTGTTTACCAGGGCAAATCGGTAGATGGGATTAAGATTACGCAAATTTTGAAATCTGACCCAAAAACTTCTTCTTTACCAGTTATCCTTGTCACCGCACACGCGATGGAAGGCGATCGCGAAAGCTTTCTTAAGCAAAGCGGTGCTGATGGTTACATTTCTAAACCTGTTGTTGACCATCAGCAGTTTGTCGAGCAAATTCGCGAATTACTGCCTAAGTAA
- a CDS encoding DNA gyrase/topoisomerase IV subunit A, translated as MAKQLNLLGSGQIIPTALHAEMQRSYLEYAMSVIVGRALPDVRDGLKPVHRRILYAMHELGLTPDRPFRKCARVVGDVLGKYHPHGDRAVYDALVRMVQDFSSRYPLLQGHGNFGSVDNDPPAAMRYTETRLGEIANEAMLTSIGEATVDFTSNFDNSQQEPVVLPAQLPILLLNGCAGIAVGMATNIPPHNLTEVVDGIIALIDKPDLPDEKLWELIPGPDFPTGGEIVDTAGIKDTYATGRGIIPVRGVVKTERLVIPGRRRKERTALVVTELPFQVNKAAWIEKVADLVNQGRLEGIADIRDESDRSGMRVVVELKRDATAKKVLRQLYKQTPLQSNFGAIMLALVDNEPLQLPLRKILQEFIDFREETLTRQYNHELELNQRRLHLVAGLLAALKKIDRAIDLLRQAADGSTAKIALIEELAISEAQADAILAMPLRRLTGLERQKLQSEYEELETRIGELELLLGSRHELMKALKKELRSLKRKYGDDRRTRILSPAEVKKSALTSATSKATRKTKETTATVATVSESTPTIPDNAAIEVTEKGNIYWQQPEISAKKSDDLVVYSEPVAKNAQLIAIADTGKAYPVDINEIPPASQTTPTSLLSLLPASAQRDANRVVAQFFRPYNAKPLDLILLSEKGRIKRIPASELENLTNRGLMLIKFKDGDRLQQIDFVKEGMEMAIATSGGRILRFVVNDEQLPVMGRNALGNLAVRLRFHEKIVGCYVVNSDNNLLLISQQGYIKGLRVSKIRLGSLGDIGTNALQFAKKDTLAAMVLDRPNTQIIALTNTQRKIPIVTESVSFWGKDGIGDRLPKLKANETVESVICL; from the coding sequence ATGGCAAAACAGCTAAATCTCCTGGGGTCGGGACAAATTATCCCCACGGCGTTACACGCGGAGATGCAACGGTCATATCTGGAATATGCCATGAGTGTGATCGTTGGGCGAGCTTTGCCCGATGTCCGCGATGGTTTGAAACCAGTTCATCGACGTATTTTGTACGCGATGCACGAACTGGGCTTAACTCCCGACCGACCTTTCCGTAAGTGCGCTCGCGTGGTGGGGGATGTTTTGGGTAAATATCACCCTCACGGCGATCGGGCAGTTTATGATGCCTTGGTACGGATGGTGCAGGATTTTTCCAGTCGCTATCCATTGTTACAGGGTCACGGTAATTTTGGGTCGGTGGACAACGATCCTCCTGCGGCAATGCGTTATACGGAAACGCGTTTGGGGGAAATTGCTAATGAAGCAATGTTGACTTCGATTGGCGAAGCAACAGTTGATTTTACTAGCAATTTTGATAACTCTCAGCAAGAACCGGTGGTTCTGCCTGCCCAGTTACCTATTTTATTGCTCAATGGCTGTGCTGGGATTGCTGTCGGGATGGCAACTAATATTCCGCCTCATAATTTGACTGAGGTGGTAGATGGCATAATTGCTTTGATCGATAAGCCAGATTTGCCGGATGAGAAGTTATGGGAGTTGATTCCCGGACCTGATTTTCCTACGGGTGGGGAAATTGTCGATACTGCGGGAATTAAAGATACTTATGCGACTGGACGAGGTATTATTCCTGTTCGAGGGGTGGTGAAAACTGAGCGCTTAGTTATTCCTGGTAGACGTAGGAAGGAACGAACTGCGCTGGTGGTGACTGAGTTGCCGTTTCAGGTGAATAAAGCAGCTTGGATTGAAAAAGTTGCGGATTTAGTGAATCAAGGGCGACTGGAAGGAATTGCGGATATTCGCGACGAAAGCGATCGCTCGGGGATGCGGGTGGTGGTCGAACTAAAACGGGATGCGACGGCGAAAAAGGTTCTCCGTCAACTTTACAAGCAAACGCCTCTACAATCTAATTTTGGGGCGATTATGTTGGCGCTGGTGGATAATGAACCGCTTCAGTTACCGCTACGGAAGATTTTGCAGGAGTTTATCGATTTTCGCGAGGAAACTCTCACTCGACAATATAACCACGAACTCGAACTTAACCAACGTCGGTTACATTTGGTAGCAGGTTTATTAGCGGCGCTGAAGAAGATCGATCGCGCGATCGATCTTCTGCGTCAAGCTGCTGATGGTAGTACGGCTAAAATCGCTTTAATTGAAGAGTTAGCCATTAGCGAGGCTCAAGCTGATGCGATTTTAGCGATGCCTTTGCGCCGTTTGACGGGTTTAGAACGGCAAAAGTTACAGTCGGAGTACGAAGAGTTAGAAACGAGAATTGGCGAATTGGAGTTGTTACTCGGATCTCGCCACGAATTGATGAAGGCGCTGAAAAAAGAGTTGCGATCGCTCAAGCGTAAATATGGGGACGATCGTCGTACTCGCATCCTCAGCCCTGCGGAAGTGAAAAAATCAGCGCTGACTTCTGCTACTTCTAAGGCTACTAGGAAAACTAAGGAAACAACTGCCACCGTTGCTACCGTTTCTGAATCTACTCCGACAATACCCGATAATGCGGCGATCGAAGTTACTGAGAAAGGTAATATTTATTGGCAACAGCCAGAAATATCCGCGAAAAAAAGTGATGATTTGGTCGTGTATAGCGAACCGGTAGCTAAAAACGCCCAATTAATTGCGATCGCGGATACGGGAAAAGCTTATCCGGTAGATATTAACGAGATTCCCCCGGCTTCCCAAACCACGCCAACTTCTTTACTAAGTTTATTACCAGCAAGCGCTCAAAGAGACGCTAATCGAGTTGTCGCGCAGTTTTTCCGTCCTTATAACGCCAAACCCCTCGACCTGATTTTACTCAGCGAGAAGGGGCGAATTAAACGCATTCCCGCCTCAGAATTAGAAAACTTAACCAATCGCGGCTTGATGCTGATTAAATTCAAAGATGGCGATCGCCTCCAGCAGATTGATTTTGTTAAAGAAGGAATGGAAATGGCGATCGCTACTTCTGGAGGTCGGATTTTACGCTTTGTAGTTAATGACGAACAGCTACCAGTTATGGGGCGTAATGCGTTAGGAAATCTTGCTGTCAGACTGCGTTTTCATGAAAAAATAGTTGGCTGTTACGTTGTTAATTCAGACAATAACTTACTCCTAATTTCTCAACAAGGTTACATTAAAGGTTTGAGGGTTAGTAAAATTAGGTTAGGAAGTCTCGGCGATATCGGCACAAACGCCCTTCAATTTGCCAAAAAAGATACTTTAGCTGCCATGGTATTAGATCGACCAAATACTCAAATAATCGCCCTTACTAACACTCAAAGAAAAATACCCATTGTTACTGAGTCTGTTTCATTTTGGGGTAAAGACGGTATCGGCGATCGGCTTCCGAAATTGAAAGCAAATGAAACTGTCGAATCTGTTATTTGTTTGTAG